The genomic window CATTCTTGTTTGTCAAGTACAATTCAGTTCATGCTATTGTATACAGGAGTTCATTTAGGGTTTACTATATCTATTCCTGCATGAGTTCAAGTTCATTCATCCCATCGTTTACAATTGTTTTGATTGCATTCATAGCTTGCGGTCCATAATGTTGTGAGTAATCTTTTATAAAAGGTAACTTTTTGTCTTTCTAGAGGATTTGAAACAGTTTCCCATATTCTATTTGGATTTACAAATCTATACTGATCAACAATATGAGAAACTTCATTTGGAAATGGTGTCCTTTTATCTTCTGGTACCTCATCCCATGATTTATTTCTCACTGATTGATAATTGTGAACTCTTCATCGATCTACTACTTTTCTAAATGGCCATATAGCCTGTTCGTCTTTTATTTCATCCTTTTCATCAAGTATTTTTTCTGTTGTAACTAGTCATTTTCAGTATTTTGAAATATCTGTAAAAAAATTTTGAGTACTAGTATCTATACTAAAAATGTAAATTCAAAAAGCAAATACAATAGTTAAGACTCATACTTTTTTGAAAAATAGATTTTTGCTCTTATTTATTTTTTTTATTTTTATGTTTTTCATTTTGTTTTTTGTTTATATAAAATTCAACATAATTAATATTTTAACATCTTATATTATAACTAAATATTAAATATTTGTCAAAAAATGTATTTTTTATTTGAAAAAATAAAATCTTTTTTTAATATGTATAATGTTTTATTATAAAAAATGCCAATGTTGAAAACTTTTGCAATTGAAACTAGTTGTGATGATACCTGTGTGGCGATTGTAGAGTACTATGATTGAGTTATAAAAACTAATAATAGTTTTTCGTATTCACAAATTGCAGATCATCAAAAATATTGATGAGTTGTCCCAGAAGTTGCCTCAAGAATACACAATGAAAAGATCTTACAATTAATTCAAAAAGTTGGAATTGATAATATAAAATGATGTGATTTTATTAGTTATACTTCAACCCCAGGTTTGCCTTGATCTTTGTTGGTTTGAGCAACAACTGCAAACATGCTTTCAAATTTTTTATCAAAACAGTTAGTGTCAGTAAATCATATTTATTGACATATATTCTCATTGTTTTTGGATAGAAAAATAGAAAGTATTAAATTTCCAATGGTTGTGTTAACTGCATCTGGTTGACACAATGATATATATTTTGTAGATAAAACAGATTGAAAAAATACGGATCTATGAAAATATAAAATAAAAAAAATTTGACAAACAATAGATGATGCTTCATGAGAAGCTTTTGATAAGGTTTCTAAAATGCTTGGATGACCATATCCTTGAGGTGGATGGATTTATGAAAAAGCTAAAAAATGAGTTTCAAAATATGATATAACTCCAACTTTTTTGAAAAAAGATGAATTCAATTTTAGTTTTTCTTGAACCAAATCAAAAGTATATTATATTATAAAAAACTTACAAAAAGAAAAACAAAATCTATCAGAGCAAGATGTGTATGATATAGCTTATGCATTTCAAGAGTGAGTAGTAGAGGTGTTATCAAAAAAACTATTGTCTGCTGCAAACAAATATTCTGCTAAAACTGTTGGGTTAGCCTGAGGGGTGTCTGCTAATAGTAGGCTATTGGATTATTTTCAAGATCTCAAAAAACAAAAATGAAACAAAAAATTAGAATTACTTGTGCCTGCTGAGAAGTATTACTGTACTGATAATGCTTGTATGATTTGAGCTGCTGGTATATTGTCCAAACTATTTTAGTGTTATAAATCAACTTAATTATGAGGTGATCAAAAGTTTTGTATCTAATAGTGTCTTTGTTTTTGATTTTATGAGCAGTAATATTTTATTTTACCTATAAAGCTGAAAAAGAGTTTCAAGAAAGATTAGATGAGGTAGGAAAGACAATGGATAAAAAAGATTCTAAGGTGTATCAAGAAATTGAGGAAGATATAAATATAGAAGAAACTGAAGATGCACAAAAAAAAGATGAAAAAAAGGATATACAAGATGATATTGAAGATTCAATTGAAGAAGATATTCAAAAACAGCTTGATGTTGAGGGTGTATATGAAGATGTTTCTGAATCTCAACTACAAGAACTACAAAGTGAGTATTCAGACAATATATGAGTTAATGAGGATTTTTGAAGACTTCGTATTCTTGAAGATATATATGAAAAACAGCCTTCAAAAGAGATTTTGGTATTATTAGTTGAAGGGTTTGCATGAGTAAAAGATTATGATACAGCATTGGAGTATCTGAAAGATCTTTATTCTCAAGATCCTGAACTTGCTGATATGGATATATATCTTCTTTTTGAAGTGTTTCTTAATTCTATGTCTTTTTCAAGAAATAATTTAGAGCAAATTCAATCTATTGCTGAAAGTTATAATCAAGACTGATATCTTTCTGACTGAGACAAAATTTTTTTCAACTCTTTGATATCTCTTGTTCATTTTGAGTATGAAGATTTTTTTGAGAAAGTTGAAAAAATAGAAGACGGAAAATATTTGGATTTTAAAGATGATATAAGAATGATAAAACAACAATATGAAAACTTTAAAGATGCTGAAGAGTATTATATAAATTGATTATTGAGTTTTGTGTTGTATCAACATTGATATTATAAAATAGCAAAAAGAATAGCTATGGATGTTTTGGAAGAGAATAGTAGTTATATTTTACCTAACCAAGTTTTGTGATATTCGAATTTTTTGATGTGAAATTTTGAAGAGGCAAATGATTTTTTTAGAAGCTTGCTTGATTATGATTCTACTAATTTTTCATTGTATAACTTTTTCATTGGTATATCTTATTTTTGGCTTTGAGAATATGCTAGGGCTGTAACTTTTCTTTCCCAGGTAGAAAATCATGATGAAATACTAGATGTAAAAAGATATTTAATAGTTTCTTATAAAAATCTTGAGCAATACTGAAATATGATGGATTATTTTCAAAAACTTTTGGAGTTGGGAAAACCTTTAACTGAGTATGACTATTATACTTTTTTTGATGTAGTTTTTTATCAGCCATGGAAAAAATCAGATTCATTTGATTTACTTAAATCAAATCCAAGGCTTGTAGTAGATTACATAAGTTGATGTTATGAACATATGGATGAAAATAAATTTCCTTGTAGATATGCAAGGTGATGATTTCATTTTGCTAGGTGACAATACGATATATGAATTAGATATCTAGAACATATTGTAGAAGAATTTCCAAGAAATTATATTTTTGAGGCAATAGGTGATTATTACTATGAAAAAGAAGAGTTTGATAAGGCAAGAAAAAATTATATTCTAGCCATAAGGTATTCAACTGATTCTGAAGAAAGAAAAACTTTAAGAGACAATATTTATAATATAATATTAGAGCAGAAATAATTTGGGTGTATGTTCTAAAAAAGTATTGAAAAAATTTAAAAAATAACTATTTTATATTTATCTTTATTAATGTTTTACAATTTTGATGTGGGAGGTAATATTCAACATAAGTTTGCATGTTATAGTAATTTTATGAGCAGTTTGTACAATTATTGTTTTTTTTATATTAATAAAGATATTGTTGATTTTGTCAAAGATAAATTATATTTTATCTGATGTGTTGAATAATTATAATATTTTAAAAAATATTATTTATTCTCCTATAAATAAACTGAAAAAAATATTTAAAAATTAATTTAAAAAAAATGACATCAGTTAATGATCTATTAGTGAAAATGATAAAAGAAATTGACTTGTTTAAGGATTTTTCTGATGATGATATATTGGATTTAGCAAATAGTTTTGTGTTAAAATATTATCCATCTTGAAGCCTTATAATAAGAGAGTGAGAAAAGCCCAATAGTATATATATATTAAAAAACTGAATATTAGAAGCAAAAAAATCGCATTGATTGTCTAGTATTCATTTGTGAGATATAAATCCTTGAGAAATATTTTGAGAAATGTCCTATATAAAATGAGGAAACTCAATGGCAAGTGTTACTTCAAAAGAGGATAGTGATGTATGGCAAATAAGTGTTGAAGATTTTGATAGGTTTATAAAATCAAATCCTGGATTGATGGATAGTATATATGAAACTATGAAAAAAAGGGAAGAAATGAATAGTTCTTCTTCTTTCAATAAAGTTTCTAATAATAAACAAGATGATGATATAGACGACATTAAAATTAATATTTAGTTTATTTATGTAAAATTATATGTTTGTAAGGTATAAAAGTTTATTTATCTATTTTTTTGTTTTCATTTTATGATTGTTTTCTATATTTTTTATAGGATATGAGTTTGATGAAGCTTCATGAGAAGATGAAATGAAAATAACTTCCAATTGAATAGCTCATTTTAAAAAGTGACTTGATGTTGCTTGATGAGTTAGACTTACTTATAGAATAGATTATTCAAGATATGAGCAGATATATCAGGATGAGCAAAGACTTGAAGAAGTAAAAAGTAATGTAGAGTCTATAATTTTGCAAAATATAGATGATAGGATATCTGCTTTGGGAGTTAGTGATTATTCAAGTTATATTCAATCTATTTGAGAAGAGGATTATGTGGTCGTAGAAATAGGATGAGTTCAAGATATAGATGCAGCAAAAGATATAATATGAAAAACAGTAGAGTTAGAGTTTAAAGTGCCTTTTGAAGATGAAGATAGAGATGATGAAACCAAAGATTCAAGACAATTGTTATCTGAAGAATTTCTAACTCAGCTGGTTAATGAAGAAAGTAGCTTTGAAGAAATATATCAAGAAAATCAAGACAATTGAGTGAGGTTGAATACACATCAATGAGATGATATAGATGAATTTCCTTCATATATTCAAGAAAATTATGATGAACTTGTAGAGTGATGACAATGACATATTCTTCCTTCATTAGTAGAAGATGAAGAAGAGGAAAGTTGGTATATTTTATGATTTGAATGACAACAAGAGTGAAATTATTCATTTTTGGCTTTAGAAGTTGATTATTATCCTCAATGGCATGCTGCAAGAGATCCTGAGTCTGGACAGATATTGAATGCTGCATTTTTTAACTATGCTAGTGTTGATTCTTCTGAAACAGGTCGTCCAGTTGTTTTGGTTAGATTTAATTCTGAGTGATGACAGATATTTTGTAATCTTACTAATCAGCATGTTGGTGAACAAATGGCAATTTTTGTTGGCTGACAACTTAGGACAGCTCCAGTTATAAGAGAAAGTATTTGTGGTTGAACAGCTCAGATAGATGGTGATTTTGATTCACAGTGAGCTAGAGAGCTTGCTGATAGTTTAAACGAATGAGCAATGCCGGCCCCATTACTTTTGTCTCAAGAAGAAATGGTTTCTCCTACATTGTGAGAAAATGCTCTTAATGCGGCTTTGATTGCTGCTTGAGTTTGATTTTTCTTGATATTTATTTTCATGATATTTTTCTATGGTTGGAAGATGTGATTAGTTTCTTTGATTACGTTACTATTTTTTCTAACAATTCTTTTCTGACTTGTTAAGGTGCTTTGATATGCGTTATCCCTTAGTTGAATAGCTGCAGTAATATTGAGTATATGAATAGCTGTGGATGCAAATGTGCTTATTTTTGAAAGAGTTAGAGAAGAAATGAAATCTTGAAAATGAAAAATATTGTCAATACATGACTGATTTGCAAGAAGTATATCGGCAATAAGAGACTGAAATCTTACTACTTGATTGATTGGTCTTCTTCTATTTATGATATGAACAAATGTGTTTAGAGGTTTTGGTACTATGATGATAGTAAATATTGCTTTGATACTAGCAGTAGTTGTGCCGTTGACGAAATTGCTTTTGCTTTTAATTTATGATTATACTGAAGAAGATTCTACTGAAGAAGCTACTAGTGTTGTTCAAGCATAATTTAATGAAGTAAGTAATAATCTTAATGAAATTGTCAGCTATTTTTTTGTGGATTTTGATATTTGTGTTGTTATTTTTTGGGTGACAGGTTTTTTTCTGATATATTGCTAATCATCCATATTATATAGAAAAAATTACTGATTGATGAAATTGGTGAGTTTTGATATTTACATTTATAGCTTCTTTAATACCAGTTTTTTATTTATTTGCATCAAAAAAATTTAATTTTATAAAATTTTTGATATATATTATTTTATGATTGTATTTTTTTGGATTGTTGTTATTATCTGTAAAGGAATGAATAGTTTGAAGTGGTTTGATAATGTTGTTTGTAAATGTTTTAATACTTTCTTTCCTAATACTGGCTTTCCTATTGTCAACTTATTCTTATTGAGAATACTTCAAAGAAAAAGTTTTGAAACTAAAAACATATAGTATTTATGACATATTTTTGTCTTTTGGTGTGGGTCTTAGCTGACTTTTGATTTTAATTTTTATTTTGATGAGTTTCAATCTTTTGTATCCTTTGGTGTCATATATTATTTTTATATGATGACTAGTTTTAGCTTACTATCAAAAAGACAACTTAATTTTAGTTAAGAGTAAGTTTGAAGAAATATTACTTAGTTTAAGAGAATTTAAAAACAAATCAAAAATAGTTTCTTATTTGGGTGTCTTTCTTCTGATAGTATCTATATTGTATTTTTATTTCTGATTTATGTTGTCTTTTATACCATATCCAACTGCTTGGGATGCAAATCATGCATATATGTTTAATCCAAAAGTTTGGGCAATGAATGCTTGATTTTATTGGTGATGAGATTGACCTTCTGCAAGTTTTCAGCTTTGGTATTCATATATAACATATTGGTTTTCACTTGCTTTACCTTTGTGATCAGTTCTTTGGATATCAGCTGATAGTATTGCTACAGTTACTAACTTTTTTAGTTGAGTTTTTGTGTTATTATTCTTTTTGGCTTTATCAAAAGAAGTTTTGAATTATTTTTCTTCAGATGAAACTACTGACAATGCTGATAGGTCTCTAATGGTTTTTTATTTTGCTTGGCTTTTGATACTATTGTGGCTTACTAGTGGAATGTGAGCTTTCTTGGTTTTTGTTGACAATAAAACTGATATGTGAGTGTTGGCTATAATAATACTTGCTATGTATAGTTGATTTGTTTGATTAAAGTCGGTAAAAGATGCAAACAAAAACAATGAATCAGTTTTGCAAAAATATACTCTTACCAAGTTTTGAATTTCGTGATTTTTATTTGCTATGGCAGTGATGGCTAAGCCTACAGCCTTTTTGGATGCTGTATGATTTGGTTTACTTTTGACCTGGATGTGGATATGAATAATTGCTGTAATTTCAGTGTTTTTCATAATAATATGACTTCTCTCATTTGTAGAGTTTAGATGAATCAAATGATATATAACTCCTCAAACTGGTATTTTTAGTTTTATATTGTGAATTGTTTGATTTGCGGGTGGAACTTTTCTAAGTTTTATGAAAAAATCTATGAATTACTTTTTGCTTATGTTGGCTTGGTGATGAGTTTTCGTAGCTTCTTTGCTTTTGTTTAAATGAAGTTTTGTATTATTTGAATATCATCAAGACTGAGAAGAATTTAATATTATTGATTTTGCAGATGATGTTTTCTTGTCTTACAATAGTTTTTCTTCTGAAGATGAAGAATCAAAAACTCAGGATAAAACAAAAAAATCAACTTTACTTGCCTCAACTCAACCTGTTGCCAATACAAATAGTTGTACATTGGATAATTATGATGAAGATGACTTGTATGAAAATGTAGAAAGTTATGATGGAGATACTCGTGGAGAAGATGTGGGAAGATATGTTGGATACTGACACCATGATTTTGAAAATCCTTGGTGGGGTATGTTTTTCCCTAGATGAGATTATTGTCTTTGATTTAATGAGGATGCTAAAAAGGTTTGTTGAAATTTTGTTGCAATAGCACAAAATGATCAGTCTACAATAGAGAATATGATAGATCAAATTGAAGACGACTATCTTGTTGAACTTTTGGAGTGACAAGCTCAAGGTGAGAATAATACCGGTGATATCCAGCAGTATTATCAATCTTATGTGATGAGAATTAGTTCAGACAATCAAGATCAGGTAGTAAGTATTCCTTACAACTACCTTGTGCCTTTCAATCTAACATTCAACTGGTCTTTGCAAAACCTAAGTAGCTATTATACAGATGTTTGATATATCTGGTTGATACTAAAGTTTATTATGATAGTTTGACTTATTTACTCTTTGATAGCAAGAGACAGGTTTTTGATATGATTTATATTAGTTTCCAGTCTCATTTGGAGTATATGGTTTTTTATATGATGATGAATACTTTGGTATTGAATAGGTTTAATTGTATGGACAATCTTATCATTTATTTTGATTTTTGATAAAATCACCAGGAATATCAACTGGGATGATTATCCAACAAGGTTTTGATATCATACTTTAGTAGCTTTATTTTTGATTTTTGGGATTTTGTGAATTGTTTTCAATTTTATAAGAATATCAACTCAATGAGGTTCTTGACCTTTTATGTGGTACAAGCAATCTAGTGGTATAAAGCAAACAATAGATGAACAGTTGCAACCACAGAATTCCATAAAAACTCCTTATGTCAAAGAAGATATATTTGATCTGCAGTTTGGTCATTACAATGAATTCATTGAAGCCTCAGATAGTAGAGAGGAATGAGAAGTAACTTTTATAGCAGGTACTTATGCAAGGTATTTTTTGGAAAATCAAAAGTATATAGAAACTGATCAGTTTTTGACTGATATGTGGGAGTTGTTCTCAGATAATGATATATGTAAATCTTATCTTAGGTTAAAAAACGAGGATATAAAGTACATTGCAATAGATCCCAATATATGAACAGTTGTTATGTGAGATGGAAATGTTAGTTTGTTCAATAGATTTTTTGGAGAAATAGAAGATGATCAAATAGTGAATGATTGAGTTATGACTATGTTGCTTAATTTATCAAATAAATGATATATAGATCATATCTCATCAAATAATATATGAGCTAAGTATGCTTTTGAGTTGTCTGATGAGGAGTTGAAACTGGCTGAATGAGTTGATGAAGATAATGTAGACTTAATCAGAGCAAAAATTTCTGTACCAAGATACTGGGAAGATAATATATGAGAGTATGTAAATGTGATAGTTGAATTGTTTGATTATAGGATCAGGAATAATCCCGAGTATGCGATTTCTGATATTGCAAGTATATTGTGAAAACAGGTAGATTCTCAAGAAGTAGCTAGTTTAGCAAATTCTATAATGGAATGAGCTCATTTTGGTATTGCAAGCATAGAAAATCTTGATTATGAAGAAAGAAATGTTTTGACAGAATATTTGTGATTGATAGAGCTAATGGAGACAAATCAGCATAATTATTCTCAAGCAATTCATTGATTGGTAAATAGAAGTATTTCAGGCTCTTCTCAAATAATTACTCTTGGTGTAGAACATTAGTTAGAATACATTATAAATGTTGATATATAGGTAATTTTTCAAATATTTTATCATTAAATTATAAATAATGAAAAGAGTTCTTACATGAATAAAGCCAACTGCAGAAAATCTTCATTTATGAAATTATTTTGGATCTATTAAATATATGTTGGAATTTCAACAAAGTTGAGAATATGATAACTTTATGTTTTTGGCAAATATGCATACTCTTACTCAATTGCATAATTCAGAAGATATTAAAAAAAATACACTAAATCTTATAAGAACATATTTGGCAAGTTGACTTGATCCTCAAAAAACAACTATTTTCAATCCCGCCAAAATCCCTGCTCATGCACAATTAAACTGGGTGCTTTCTTGTGTTACAAATATCTGATATATGAAAAGAATGCATGCATACAAGGATGCATTAGCTAAAAATACTGAAGAAAACATAACAGTATGAACATTTTGTTATCCAATATTGATGGCTGCTGATATTATTTTGTATGATGTGGATTATGTACCGGTATGAAAAGATCAAAAACAGCATGTAGAGTATGCAAGAGATATTGCAGCTAGGTTCAATAATATTTTCAAACCAGATTTTTTCAAGCTACCTAATCCTTGGATACAGCAATCACTTGCTACTATACCTTGAATAGATTGAAGAAAAATGTCAAAATCTTACAACAATTATATATGACTTTTTGATGATGATAAAACAATATTTAAGAAAACAAGGGCTATTCCAACTGCAAGTATCCCGGTGCAAGAGCCTAAGAATCCTGATGAATGTAATGTTTATAATATTTTGAAGTTGTTTTTATCTGATGATGAAGATAAGAATATAAGAGAAGGTTATGAAAAATGATGACTTTCATTTAAAGAAGTCAAAGATTTGCTTTATGAGAAATTAGTTGAGTTTATTTGACCAATAAGATATAAGTCTAGTGAAATTTCAGATGAAGAAATTTTAAATATTTTGGATCAATGAACCAACAAAGCTGCTGAAATTTCTTCGAAAAAGATGTTAGAGATAAATAGATTGGTTTGATTTGATTTTTAAAAATACGGTTTAGTTTTATTGATTTTTAATGTCTTGAATTTTTTAATTAATTTTTAGTAAATATATATTAGACCTTTTCCAAAATTTGACAAAAATTAAGTATTAATTATACTTTTATATTATAAATATAAATTATAAAAAATGAAAAATGGTAGAAGATAGAGAAAATAGAGAACTTATAGATGAAGAAACGCAACAAAGAAGACACCAAGAAACCAAAAATGCTGCAATAAAAGCAATATTTTATAGTTTTGAGGAATTTAGAGAAACTAGGGGATTTTCTGCAACAACTAGTATATGAAGTATGTTTAATCAATTTTTAGTTTTTTTGAAAGACAAAAACAAAGTAAGTATTATAGATAATCTAAAATCAGCACTTTGAAAGGAAGAATTAACTTTTGATGATATAAAAGATTTGTATCTGCCATGAAAATGGACTCTTGAACAGATTTTAAAAAGTAAGCTTGAAGAAAGATTTACCAAAGAATCTAAAAAGGCAATAGTAGATTCTTTTTTGGATCAATCAATTTTTTTAATAGAAAACTTGAAAGATACTAACTGAAATAATATATTTAAAAATTCTGATAAGTCGACTTTTGAAAAATATTGTTATAAAAACTTTGAAAATTTAACATCTTTTAAAAATGCTTTAAAGCAATTTCTAAACAGTGAAGATGTGAATCTTTCATTAGAAAATAAAAAATTGTTTTTGAAAAATCTTAATGTTTCAAATGAAGCAATTTTAAAAAAGTTTGGAGGATATGATACTACATTTGAAAATATACTTGAAAAGTCAATTTCTTCTCAAAGTAGAGATATGGTAGAGCTTGTTGAGTGATTGTTGCAGTTGGAAAGCACAGCATATATAGATCAAATAGTAGGAGACTTGGAAGATGTGTCATATCACTTGAGATATTGATATGATTTGAATATTTGAAAGGTATTTGATGGTACACCATTGCCAAAAAAAGAAAAATCATTTTTTTTAAATAAATCTTCACTTTTCCCATCTGGATTCAACATAAACAAAATTTTTGCAGACAAAGATAATAAAAAAATTATTTTGATGAACCTTATTGTTTTATATAAAGAATACCAAAAAATAAATTCGGAACAATATGAGTCATTGAAACAATTGCTAGTTGAGTGAAAAAGCTTTAATGAACTTACACAAGATAATCAAAAAATTCTAATAGATCTTGTATTTCAAAATTCTATAGAAAATAAACTTGGATTAATTAAAGATTTGTATAATTTTGAAAGTGTTTCAGAAATGAGTCAACATGTTCAAGATTTTCTAAATCCTAAAAAACAAGATTTTTTTGTAAATATCTGATGAGAAACCAAAAAGCTTAGAATGTCAAAAAATTATTTTGTTACTTGAAATGGTTTTGAAAATCCTTTAGATATTAGTGACTGGAAACTTTGAATTGATTTTTCTATAAATAAAGAAGAAAGTGATGAAGAGTTTGTGGACTTAATAAGAAAAATTAATTGATGAATAGATGATAGATTGAGTAATGATAGTATTATTTATATTATTAATTTTCTTGCTTGAGTGGAAAAACTTAAGAGTGAGTGATTTCCAGATGAAGTAATTGAAGAAGCAAATCAAATCTATTTAGAAAATGCAAGTTGAGTAGAAAAGATAAGAGAAAGATTTGAAAAGGATTTATCTTCTATAAGATTTAAAAAAAATTTATGACAAAAAGTTTGATTTGATTCAAATTGATACTTTTCATTTGATGTAGATTATTTGAAACAACAAACTTGAGTAAGTGTGATATCTAATGAATCTTGAATATTTTTTAAGGTTGATGAGTCAGATTGATATCTTAGTGAAGATGAATTTAGAAATGAATTTCCAGAAAAATATAAAATTCTTTCTTCTTTTGTAAGACTTCATAGTCAGCATAAAAGGCATTATAAGTGTTTGTTTGCATTATGATTTTGAAATTGAATAGATATTTGAGGTAAAAAGTTTTATTGATTTGATATTGTGGATTTAATAATTAGAAGAGAGCAGCTGTCACAACACTTTAAAAATAATCTTTTGGATAATTTTGCAGAAATTTTGTCAGAAAGATGAATTGATCCTACTATAATCACTAATACAAATGATGTTTTCTTGTATGATAAAAATTTTTGGGAAAGTTTAGAGAGAAATCTTTATGGTTCTTCTGATGATATAGCATGAGGTTTTGACGAGGAAAATTGAATTGCAGAGTCTGAACAGGAAATAGAGTTTGCACAAAGGTATGAAAATTTTAAAAAAATGTGGAAAGATTTTGAGTGAGATGAGTCTGCTGAGTTTGGAGAATGAGCAATGCTTATGATAAGAGTTTGAGAATCCAATTTTAAGTGATGATGAAATAACTGGGGTGTCTTAAAGATAAATTCAATTAGTAGACCACAATCAGAATATGATAAATGAAGTATTGAAATAAGATTGTGGTGCTCGGAAACCTGAGAAAACTATGATATACAAACAGAGTTTAATGATGAGCACTTAAGAAATATATTAAGACAAGATCCTGTATATGATTCTGTAATAAAAATGTCTGATGATTATTCTGTTAGAAAAAGAGAGTTTCTTGACTATGTGAAAAATCTTTCTGTGAAATCTGATTATAAGAGTTTGAAATCTACCAAAGATAAATGGATAAATATACAAGAGAAATCTTCTAAATTTGTAAATTCAACTACATGAGAAGAGATAAAATATGTATGAAAAGGTCATTCTGAATTTGATGAAAACGGAGAGCAAAAACCTTATGGTCTTTTATATAAAGTTGAATTTAATGATAATTTTGTAGTTGTTTCTGATAGAAACTGATGATCTAAATTTAATATGACATATCCAGAATTTTATGTTTTTTGTTCTGACAAGTCTTTGAATCCTTATACACAGGAACAGGCAGAAACACTTAATAAAAAATATTGAGATTCTCCAAGAGATAAATGATGATGGAATTTTTATTCAGTTGGGGCTGCTATTATGTCCTTCAAGTCTATAAAGGATAATTTTTCTCAAAAATGGAAAAGAACAGAAGAA from Candidatus Absconditicoccus praedator includes these protein-coding regions:
- the tsaD gene encoding tRNA (adenosine(37)-N6)-threonylcarbamoyltransferase complex transferase subunit TsaD, whose translation is MLKTFAIETSCDDTCVAIVEYYDGVIKTNNSFSYSQIADHQKYGGVVPEVASRIHNEKILQLIQKVGIDNIKGCDFISYTSTPGLPGSLLVGATTANMLSNFLSKQLVSVNHIYGHIFSLFLDRKIESIKFPMVVLTASGGHNDIYFVDKTDGKNTDLGKYKIKKIGQTIDDASGEAFDKVSKMLGGPYPGGGWIYEKAKKGVSKYDITPTFLKKDEFNFSFSGTKSKVYYIIKNLQKEKQNLSEQDVYDIAYAFQEGVVEVLSKKLLSAANKYSAKTVGLAGGVSANSRLLDYFQDLKKQKGNKKLELLVPAEKYYCTDNACMIGAAGILSKLF
- a CDS encoding tetratricopeptide repeat protein; protein product: MRGSKVLYLIVSLFLILGAVIFYFTYKAEKEFQERLDEVGKTMDKKDSKVYQEIEEDINIEETEDAQKKDEKKDIQDDIEDSIEEDIQKQLDVEGVYEDVSESQLQELQSEYSDNIGVNEDFGRLRILEDIYEKQPSKEILVLLVEGFAGVKDYDTALEYLKDLYSQDPELADMDIYLLFEVFLNSMSFSRNNLEQIQSIAESYNQDGYLSDGDKIFFNSLISLVHFEYEDFFEKVEKIEDGKYLDFKDDIRMIKQQYENFKDAEEYYINGLLSFVLYQHGYYKIAKRIAMDVLEENSSYILPNQVLGYSNFLMGNFEEANDFFRSLLDYDSTNFSLYNFFIGISYFWLGEYARAVTFLSQVENHDEILDVKRYLIVSYKNLEQYGNMMDYFQKLLELGKPLTEYDYYTFFDVVFYQPWKKSDSFDLLKSNPRLVVDYISGCYEHMDENKFPCRYARGGFHFARGQYDIGIRYLEHIVEEFPRNYIFEAIGDYYYEKEEFDKARKNYILAIRYSTDSEERKTLRDNIYNIILEQK
- a CDS encoding cyclic nucleotide-binding domain-containing protein, translated to MTSVNDLLVKMIKEIDLFKDFSDDDILDLANSFVLKYYPSGSLIIREGEKPNSIYILKNGILEAKKSHGLSSIHLGDINPGEIFGEMSYIKGGNSMASVTSKEDSDVWQISVEDFDRFIKSNPGLMDSIYETMKKREEMNSSSSFNKVSNNKQDDDIDDIKINI
- the secD gene encoding protein translocase subunit SecD, translating into MFSIFFIGYEFDEASGEDEMKITSNGIAHFKKGLDVAGGVRLTYRIDYSRYEQIYQDEQRLEEVKSNVESIILQNIDDRISALGVSDYSSYIQSIGEEDYVVVEIGGVQDIDAAKDIIGKTVELEFKVPFEDEDRDDETKDSRQLLSEEFLTQLVNEESSFEEIYQENQDNGVRLNTHQGDDIDEFPSYIQENYDELVEGGQGHILPSLVEDEEEESWYILGFEGQQEGNYSFLALEVDYYPQWHAARDPESGQILNAAFFNYASVDSSETGRPVVLVRFNSEGGQIFCNLTNQHVGEQMAIFVGGQLRTAPVIRESICGGTAQIDGDFDSQGARELADSLNEGAMPAPLLLSQEEMVSPTLGENALNAALIAAGVGFFLIFIFMIFFYGWKMGLVSLITLLFFLTILFGLVKVLGYALSLSGIAAVILSIGIAVDANVLIFERVREEMKSGKGKILSIHDGFARSISAIRDGNLTTGLIGLLLFMIGTNVFRGFGTMMIVNIALILAVVVPLTKLLLLLIYDYTEEDSTEEATSVVQA
- the trpS gene encoding tryptophan--tRNA ligase; protein product: MKRVLTGIKPTAENLHLGNYFGSIKYMLEFQQSGEYDNFMFLANMHTLTQLHNSEDIKKNTLNLIRTYLASGLDPQKTTIFNPAKIPAHAQLNWVLSCVTNIGYMKRMHAYKDALAKNTEENITVGTFCYPILMAADIILYDVDYVPVGKDQKQHVEYARDIAARFNNIFKPDFFKLPNPWIQQSLATIPGIDGRKMSKSYNNYIGLFDDDKTIFKKTRAIPTASIPVQEPKNPDECNVYNILKLFLSDDEDKNIREGYEKGGLSFKEVKDLLYEKLVEFIGPIRYKSSEISDEEILNILDQGTNKAAEISSKKMLEINRLVGFDF